ACCAATATGCCGGATTTTGTTTCTTGGATACATGATAAAATAAAGAAACAGCATAAACATAAATTAAAAAATGGAATTCTTTATTTGAAAGGTGGTGATTTGACAGAAGAACTAAAAGATTTTCCAAATGCCAATTTATATGATTTAGCAGATGTATTTGAAGATGAGTTCTTTGAAACTAAAAAGGTGGTTCATCTACCACTAAAATTTAAACCTTAAAAAAGAAATAACCCAGAAGATTTTACTCTCTGGGTTATTTTTTGAATAAATAAAAACTATTAAAAATTAAGAATGTATTCTTGAAAGATTTAAAAATTGGTTTGCCTGATAATTTAAGTTATCAATGAAACCATGTATCGCAGTTTCTGAGGCTTCATTAGTAGCCTTGAATTCGGCATCAAAAAAGAAGTCTCGACAGATTACAGGTTCATTTGAAGAATCATAAACGGCTTCATCCATTTCTTCAGAAGCTAAGTTCTCATATTCACATGGATATAGACAAATTAGATCTACTATAATACGATTAAACCATCGGTCAAATACTTTCTTTTTAGGGGTAATATGACGAGCTAATAGTACTAAACCGACAAGTTCATTTTGTAAATAATAAGAACCTTTTCTGTATAAAGTATCGATCATTCTCACACTCATATGAGCAATCCATAATGGCCCATTTACAGAGCCTGAGGCCGGAATTTCGAAATCGGTATCAAATAATAATGGATTGGTTTGCTCTAGGCTATCTATAGAACACCAAAGGGCTTCAATACGTTTTTGAGTATCATTAGTGTCTTTTGTGTAACCTGTAAAACGCCAATAAACCCACTCTAATAAGGCAGCTGCTAGTCCAACAGAAGCTTTATGGTTTATTTGTGTTAATAAATTTTCTAGATCTTCATTTTCCTCAAAAGGATCCAATAATTCGTTTATTTTCTTTTTATTCCATTTAAAATCAATTGCGTGACCAATACTTTTTGATTCTAAAATAACTTTAGGAACATTGTTTAAATTTCTCATAAGTTTAAAAATGTTTAAATAATACTAATTGATTTTTATAGGACAAATGTATTGTGATGTTTTTTTTTGAAACGGAACAAGAAGTTTTTTAAATAATAAAATAAGTTTTTAATCGATGTATCTTGTTGAATATCAGTTAAATAAGAAAATTACTACAAAATATTTAACAAGCTATTTTCAAGGCGATATTTTTTTTTTGGGAAGAATCATTTAGGTTTATTATTTAAAAAAAATGGCTAAGAGAAGAGTGAAAAAAGTACTAAAGCAAAAGCCGAATCTTATTAAGAGATTCGGCTTTTTTATATTGAAAGATTTCAAAATTTGCAACCTAAACTTGGAATAGAAATTATCCTAAAAATGGATATCTGTAATCTTCTGGAGTTACAAAAGTTTCTTTGATGGTTCTAGGAGAAGCCCATCGTAGTAAGTTTAATGCAGAACCTGCTTTATCGTTAGTTCCTGAAGCTCTTGCTCCTCCAAATGGTTGCATTCCAACAACTGCTCCAGTTGGTTTATCATTGATGTAGAAGTTACCAGCAGCATTTTGCAATTTAGTAGTTGCTACCTCGATAGCATAACGATCTTGGCTAAAAACTGCTCCTGTTAAAGCATATTCAGAAGTAGTATCAACTAATTCTAAAGTTTCTTCCCATTTAGCATCTTCATAAACATAAATAGTGATAACCGGTCCAAACAACTCAGTTTCCATTGTAGTATATTTTGGATTTGTAGTTACAATAACTGTTGGCTCAACGAAGTATCCAACAGATTTATCATAATTTCCTCCAACGATGATTTCAGCATCAGCGTCTTTTTTAGCTTGGTCAATATAACTAGCTAATTTATCAAAAGAACCTTCGTGGATTACTGCTGTAATAAAGTTTCCAAAATCTTCTGGAGAACCCATTTTCATAGATTTTACATCAGCAATTAATTGTTCTTTTACAGCTGGCCATAAACTTTGCGGAATATAAGCTCTAGAAGCTGCAGAACATTTTTGTCCTTGGAATTCAAAAGCACCACGAGTAATTCCTGTAACTACTTGTTTTACGTTTGCGCTTGGATGTGCAATGATGAAATCTTTACCTCCAGTCTCTCCAACGATTCTTGGATACGTTTTATAATTTTGGATGTTTGCACCAATTTTAGCCCAGATATCTTTGAATACATGAGTTGAACCTGTAAAGTGAACACCGGCAAAATCACGGCTTGCTAAAACGGTATCCGTAATCATTAAAGCATCTCCAAAAACTACATTGATAACACCATCTGGAACTCCAGCTTCTTTGAAAACTTCTAAAATGATTTTCGTAGAAAATACTTGGCTGTCACTTGGTTTCCAAACTACAACGTTACCCATCATAGCAGCACTTGCAGGAAGGTTAGCAGCGATAGCAGTAAAGTTAAATGGAGTAATAGCATAAACAAAACCTTCTAGTGGTCTGTATTCTACACGATTCCAGACAGAAGAATCTGATTTTGGCTGATCGTTGTAGATTTGAGTCATAAACTCCACATTGTAACGTAAAAAGTCGATTAACTCGCAAGAAGCATCGATTTCTGCCTGGTGGATATTTTTAGACTGGCCAATCATAGTAGCAGCGTTGATTCGAGCTCTGTATGGGCCAGCGATAAGTTCAGCAGCTTTTAAGAAAATAGCAGCACGCTGTTCCCATGCCATGTTTGCCCATGCTTTTCTTGATTCAAGAGCATTTGCAATCGCTTTTTCGATATGTTGTTTTTCAGCTAAGTGGTATTTTCCAACGATGTGTTTGTGATCGTGTGGAGCAGTAATGTTTCTTGTATTTCCAGTTCTGATTTCTTCGCTTCCAATATATAAAGGAACGTCAATTTGAGAATTCCACATTGTGGTGTAAGCTGCTTGAACAGCTGCTCTTTCTGGTGAGTTCGGTGCGTATCCTTTTACAGGTTCGTTTACCGCTTTTGGTACATGAAAAAATCCTTTAAGCATGTTATTTAAAATTAGATTATTAGATAATTTACAGTTAGATAATTTGATTTGTTACGAATAATCTAACGCTGCACAAAAGTACAAAGGATAAATTAATAAATTGATAATTTTATGATTAAGATAACGATAAAAAGAATTGCAGAAATAAGATGCTTTAATTTAAAGCAAAAGGAGCACACATTCTAAAGGTAGGAACAATTACTTTGAATGTTTTTGTTGTAGTAAAATTGATCATATTAAAATGACCTTTCATAGCTCCGTAAGGAGATGATAATAAACAACCAGAACTATAAGTGTGATTTTCACCTGGTTTTAAAACTGGTTTTTTACCAATTACACCTTCACCGTCTACTACTTCTAGATCGTTTAGAGAATCAAAAATTTCCCAGTGACGTGAAGTTAACTGCACAGAATCTTTACTGTGGTTTTCAATCGTAACTACATAACTAAAAGCAAAGTGAATCTTGTAGTTCTTGAAGTAAGTACCTTCAAAACTAGTCAAAACAGATATTTTTATGCCTCGTGTAATCTGAGAAACCATACTAACGCAGTATATATGTGTGTGTTATAGTGGCAAAGTTAAGAAAAAAAATCGTTTAATCTAGAACCTTAACATTGTTTTAATTGACTATATTGATAGAGTTTGCATTTCCTTTACCAATAACGCGCTGATAACGGTCTGTTGCTTCTTTATAATAAACCAAAATTGTGTATTCGTTTTCAGTCTGATAGAAGTTTCCGTCAATAGCGTTTTCGTTATCAATAACGCCTTTTTTATCAGCAACAGTGTACTGGAAATTAGTGAATCCCTGTTTGATCATAATGGCTTTTTCAAAAACAGCTTTATCGGTGTTATAGTCCATTTTATATTCTGGCGAAAGGCTGTAGTTATTAAACATTCCGGTAATGTAAATGTCTTTGTTTAATCGAAATGCTGGAGCAGATAATGTGAAGTAAACCCAAGCATAATCAGCTTCAATATCATTGTTAGATGCATTGATGTTCTTAACCACAAAGTTTCCGTTTACATCTTCATAATTCGTGTAGATCTGATTTCCTCTTGCGGCATTAGTATATAAATGAGCGTTATAAATATCGCCATTAGAACCTATTTTAGCAACATTATTATTGGCGGCGCGAATATCTTTATTTTCAAAATACAAAAATTCATTTCCACCCCAAAACTGAGTTTCTTTATCGTATTTATAAACCAGTTGATTACCAATAGTATATTGAGGAATAATATTTTTTATAGCTGTATTGAAATTTCCATTCTGTAATAAAAGAACTTTTACATTTTGTAGAGGCGTCTGAAATACAATATCATTAGATAAAATAGCAAAATCTAAGTTTTGTTTATAGTCGATATTGCTAAGGTTTCGGCTTCTTTTTACCTGTGCTGTAACGGTTGAATGATTTTCGTATAAAATAAACTTTCTCGAAAGCACTAATTCTCGGTCTTCATTTAGAATTCTCAACATATAATTTCCAGAAAACTTTATTTGTGTTGTAAACTGATTCGGAAAAGATAGTCTGTAATGCGAATAAATCTGAAGTGTATTAAATGAATTAGAATAATCATTAATTCTCTGATTGTCTAAACCGCCAATATAATCCGTTTTCGGAATAGCGGTTGGTATCCAGTTATAGTCACAATGCAGAATTTCAAAATAATAATTAGCTTCATTACCAAATAAATCATCAAACTGAAAAGCAAACGAAGAACCTAATTCAAAAATAGGAACAACATTACTTCCGTTTTGAACAAAAGAAACGGTTTTAATATTATAAGGTGGTTCAACCTCGTTTTGTACTTGCTGTGCAGTTATTGAACTAAAGAAGAAAAAAAATAAAAGGCTCTGATATAAAAATTTTGACATCTTATTTATGTTGTAAGATTGTAAATATAACAATTTTATACAACGAAAAACAGCCAGATTTATTGGTTTAACTTATTAAGAGTTCAAAATGTATTCTAAATTGGCTTCGATTTCATCATTAATATAGCTTTCTTCTAAAAGCGAGTCGGACAACAGTTTTTTGTTTTCCTGCAGTTTGATGATTTTTTCTTCAACTGTATTTTTAGAAATAAATCGAACCACATTTACTTTGTTCAATTGTCCAATTCTATGTGCTCGTCCAACTCCTTGTTTCTCTGCAAAAGGATTCCACCATGGGTCTAAAAATAAAACGTAAGAAGCTTTGGTGATATTTAAACCAACGCCTCCCGCTTTCAGCGAAATGAAAAATAATAATGGTTCTTCTTTTTCCTGAAATACTTTTACCTGTTGTTCTCTTTTATTGGCTGGAGTTTCTCC
This portion of the Flavobacterium panacagri genome encodes:
- the pruA gene encoding L-glutamate gamma-semialdehyde dehydrogenase, translating into MLKGFFHVPKAVNEPVKGYAPNSPERAAVQAAYTTMWNSQIDVPLYIGSEEIRTGNTRNITAPHDHKHIVGKYHLAEKQHIEKAIANALESRKAWANMAWEQRAAIFLKAAELIAGPYRARINAATMIGQSKNIHQAEIDASCELIDFLRYNVEFMTQIYNDQPKSDSSVWNRVEYRPLEGFVYAITPFNFTAIAANLPASAAMMGNVVVWKPSDSQVFSTKIILEVFKEAGVPDGVINVVFGDALMITDTVLASRDFAGVHFTGSTHVFKDIWAKIGANIQNYKTYPRIVGETGGKDFIIAHPSANVKQVVTGITRGAFEFQGQKCSAASRAYIPQSLWPAVKEQLIADVKSMKMGSPEDFGNFITAVIHEGSFDKLASYIDQAKKDADAEIIVGGNYDKSVGYFVEPTVIVTTNPKYTTMETELFGPVITIYVYEDAKWEETLELVDTTSEYALTGAVFSQDRYAIEVATTKLQNAAGNFYINDKPTGAVVGMQPFGGARASGTNDKAGSALNLLRWASPRTIKETFVTPEDYRYPFLG
- the apaG gene encoding Co2+/Mg2+ efflux protein ApaG; the protein is MVSQITRGIKISVLTSFEGTYFKNYKIHFAFSYVVTIENHSKDSVQLTSRHWEIFDSLNDLEVVDGEGVIGKKPVLKPGENHTYSSGCLLSSPYGAMKGHFNMINFTTTKTFKVIVPTFRMCAPFALN
- a CDS encoding DUF5103 domain-containing protein, which translates into the protein MSKFLYQSLLFFFFFSSITAQQVQNEVEPPYNIKTVSFVQNGSNVVPIFELGSSFAFQFDDLFGNEANYYFEILHCDYNWIPTAIPKTDYIGGLDNQRINDYSNSFNTLQIYSHYRLSFPNQFTTQIKFSGNYMLRILNEDRELVLSRKFILYENHSTVTAQVKRSRNLSNIDYKQNLDFAILSNDIVFQTPLQNVKVLLLQNGNFNTAIKNIIPQYTIGNQLVYKYDKETQFWGGNEFLYFENKDIRAANNNVAKIGSNGDIYNAHLYTNAARGNQIYTNYEDVNGNFVVKNINASNNDIEADYAWVYFTLSAPAFRLNKDIYITGMFNNYSLSPEYKMDYNTDKAVFEKAIMIKQGFTNFQYTVADKKGVIDNENAIDGNFYQTENEYTILVYYKEATDRYQRVIGKGNANSINIVN